In Vibrio bathopelagicus, the following are encoded in one genomic region:
- a CDS encoding DHH family phosphoesterase — protein sequence MHYDVFNGDADGIIALLQLRLNEPKESVLVTGVKRDIKLLSQVVSKIAKQNDHGDVSSVTVLDVSMEKNLPALNSLLDDNVDVFYCDHHRTGDIPSSNHLDTLINTASECCTSLLINQKLKGRYVAWAIAAAFGDNLKTVATRLAATNGFDEAQTTFLEELGTLINYNGYGSSLSDLHFTPAELYRILYQYPNPLDLLADKNSVFYRLRAAYQNDYQQLSNLVPIYESDVARVFELPGETWARRISGVFGNDIVNQDPARAQAVLTKNQGGDSYTVSLRAPLSNRVGADEICSSFETGGGRKAAAGINQLNEMDKVNFISLIESFYSNLNGDVDS from the coding sequence ATGCACTACGACGTATTCAATGGAGATGCCGACGGCATAATCGCATTACTGCAGCTGCGCCTAAATGAGCCTAAAGAGAGCGTGCTCGTAACTGGTGTAAAGCGTGATATTAAGTTGCTATCTCAAGTCGTCTCTAAAATAGCAAAGCAGAACGATCACGGAGACGTTTCGTCTGTTACTGTCTTAGATGTGTCGATGGAGAAGAACCTCCCGGCATTGAACTCGCTACTCGATGATAATGTCGACGTTTTTTATTGCGATCACCATCGTACCGGAGATATACCATCGTCTAATCACCTCGATACTTTGATCAATACAGCGTCTGAATGTTGCACCAGCTTGTTGATAAACCAAAAGTTGAAGGGGCGCTATGTTGCATGGGCAATTGCGGCTGCCTTTGGGGACAATCTTAAAACAGTTGCGACACGGCTAGCAGCGACAAATGGTTTTGATGAAGCTCAAACTACTTTTTTAGAAGAGTTGGGAACTCTCATTAATTACAACGGTTACGGCTCGTCATTGAGTGACTTACACTTCACGCCAGCTGAGCTGTATCGAATCCTTTACCAATATCCTAATCCGTTGGATCTATTGGCTGATAAAAACTCTGTGTTTTATCGTCTGCGTGCTGCTTATCAAAATGACTACCAACAATTATCGAACTTAGTACCAATATATGAGAGCGATGTTGCTCGTGTATTTGAATTACCGGGAGAAACTTGGGCAAGGCGCATTAGTGGTGTCTTTGGTAATGATATCGTCAATCAAGATCCGGCCCGAGCACAAGCGGTGTTAACAAAGAACCAAGGTGGAGATTCTTATACGGTGAGCTTACGAGCACCGTTATCAAATAGAGTAGGGGCTGATGAAATTTGTTCTAGTTTTGAAACGGGTGGTGGGCGAAAAGCAGCGGCAGGTATTAACCAACTTAATGAAATGGATAAAGTGAATTTTATATCGTTAATTGAGAGTTTTTATTCAAATCTTAATGGCGATGTAGACAGTTAA
- a CDS encoding YgjV family protein, with protein MSFFIASQILVGLASLFDIASFQFKSRTKLLATLTVSALLIAAHFALLQEWTAACLLVIGACRYFAGIFISDPRMKWLFYFVTVLGTILTFSGLASALSCIGSLLHTKASFTANDKLMRWLMVIGTLVWVAHDILVGSPVAVLLDVLFIISSGVGYYRLHIKKAALTV; from the coding sequence GTGTCCTTTTTTATCGCTTCCCAAATATTGGTAGGTTTGGCTTCCCTATTCGATATCGCTTCATTCCAATTTAAAAGCCGCACCAAATTGTTGGCGACATTGACGGTTTCAGCCTTGTTGATCGCCGCGCATTTTGCATTACTTCAAGAGTGGACAGCTGCATGTCTGTTAGTGATTGGTGCGTGTCGTTATTTCGCAGGGATCTTTATCTCAGATCCTCGGATGAAATGGCTGTTTTACTTTGTCACAGTCTTAGGCACCATCCTCACCTTTAGCGGACTTGCAAGCGCACTCAGCTGCATTGGCTCGCTACTTCATACCAAGGCTTCATTCACAGCCAATGATAAGCTGATGCGCTGGTTAATGGTGATTGGTACTTTGGTGTGGGTAGCTCATGACATATTGGTTGGCTCACCCGTCGCGGTGCTATTGGACGTTTTGTTTATCATTAGTAGTGGCGTTGGTTATTACCGACTTCATATTAAGAAAGCCGCTTTGACTGTGTAA
- a CDS encoding methyl-accepting chemotaxis protein — protein sequence MIALLFTTSQFADTTAQMSEAKQLTKELEVRLLNLRRNEKDFLLRSDMKYLDKFEQNYDKFLASESQLNAVLSDLGLANSTHLREDIETYHTSFVELVKANEVYGLAKDKGLLGQFHEVLEGINQTASAEQKVELYLFNDLIEKGTFDPSVLSITSNAGSSSTLLDAAKQVVAQKRVIGLKHNEGLLGQARSGSHAIETQFKEFSAVLDQETKKEMDKLSLINNILCITLLVSIILFSWLIVRSIIGKIESLLTVIRNIVDSNDVSIRSDIDGKDELSTLGQYFNRLLDQLEGLIAASQSKSQQLTQSTSNMHDELESVINQFEVQANHTSTMTTSVQEMVQTIGEISESTSVAAEGVYQAKANADKGREVVVDTIDNITRLSERLSSSQDSISSLNHHVDQIGDAVNIIQGIAEQTNLLALNAAIEAARAGEQGRGFAVVADEVRALASRTHQSTTEITSVVTAIQSQMNASMTEIGECNQQGQLTLKDSEELDASLQLILSDMESIQGNSERIASAIEEQGAVMAQVSDSITELNTISNDNNASAQHCLVEVDKVAEQANDMDKAVAQFKTS from the coding sequence ATGATTGCATTGCTGTTTACAACTTCGCAATTTGCGGACACAACTGCTCAAATGAGCGAAGCTAAACAACTCACCAAAGAACTTGAAGTGCGTCTACTCAACCTGCGCAGAAACGAGAAAGACTTCTTGCTGCGCAGTGACATGAAGTACCTCGACAAGTTTGAACAAAACTATGACAAATTTTTAGCGTCAGAATCGCAACTTAATGCTGTCCTTAGTGATTTGGGGTTAGCCAATAGTACGCATTTACGTGAAGACATCGAAACGTACCACACAAGCTTTGTTGAGTTGGTAAAAGCCAATGAGGTATATGGCTTAGCGAAAGATAAAGGTTTACTTGGACAGTTTCATGAAGTGCTAGAAGGCATTAACCAAACAGCGAGTGCTGAACAAAAAGTTGAGCTGTACCTGTTTAATGACCTGATTGAAAAGGGCACATTCGACCCGAGTGTTCTTTCTATTACTTCGAATGCGGGCAGTTCAAGTACGCTTTTAGATGCTGCAAAGCAAGTTGTCGCGCAGAAACGTGTGATTGGTTTGAAGCATAATGAAGGTTTGCTCGGGCAAGCTCGATCGGGCTCTCACGCTATTGAGACTCAGTTTAAAGAGTTTTCCGCGGTTCTAGACCAAGAAACCAAAAAAGAGATGGATAAACTGTCGCTGATCAACAACATCCTTTGTATCACATTACTTGTGTCTATCATTCTGTTCAGCTGGTTAATAGTCCGTTCTATCATTGGCAAGATTGAGTCATTACTTACTGTGATTCGTAACATTGTGGATTCCAATGATGTGTCCATTCGTTCAGATATTGATGGTAAAGACGAACTGAGTACACTAGGTCAATATTTCAACCGTTTGCTTGATCAACTTGAAGGCTTAATCGCTGCTTCTCAATCGAAATCACAGCAACTGACTCAAAGTACATCAAACATGCATGATGAGCTTGAATCAGTAATCAACCAGTTTGAAGTACAAGCGAATCACACTTCAACAATGACGACTTCAGTGCAAGAAATGGTACAGACTATTGGTGAAATTTCTGAAAGCACCTCGGTTGCTGCAGAAGGGGTGTATCAAGCTAAAGCTAATGCTGATAAAGGGCGAGAAGTTGTAGTAGATACCATCGACAACATCACTCGCTTGTCTGAGCGCCTTTCAAGCAGCCAAGATTCTATTAGCTCACTGAATCACCATGTTGATCAAATTGGTGATGCAGTAAATATCATCCAAGGCATTGCAGAACAAACTAACCTGTTGGCATTGAATGCCGCGATTGAAGCTGCACGAGCGGGTGAACAAGGCCGCGGTTTTGCCGTAGTAGCAGATGAAGTTCGCGCATTGGCTAGCAGAACGCATCAATCAACAACAGAAATCACCAGCGTAGTGACAGCAATTCAAAGTCAGATGAATGCCTCGATGACTGAGATTGGTGAATGTAACCAACAAGGTCAGCTAACACTGAAAGATTCTGAAGAGCTAGATGCGAGCCTACAGCTTATCTTGAGTGACATGGAAAGCATTCAGGGTAACTCGGAGCGTATTGCCTCAGCGATTGAAGAGCAGGGCGCTGTGATGGCGCAAGTGAGTGATTCAATCACAGAGTTAAACACCATCTCGAACGATAACAATGCATCGGCTCAACACTGTTTAGTTGAAGTTGATAAGGTTGCTGAACAAGCGAATGATATGGACAAAGCGGTAGCGCAGTTTAAGACTTCATAA
- a CDS encoding LysR family transcriptional regulator encodes MNLAQVDLNLLVILKHLLEEKHVSNTALALDMSQPTVSRSLQKLRTVFNDDLLVRAAYGYELTPKAEAIKQDLNSVLTRLEKLVHGDVFDPQRSDNTVRFFGLVPQVSHLLPKVVAQIRKQAPNMVVDIDSIPKRHFEPLLSGDAHFVLSTHEPLSSEQNLYRMFVISRDYRLLMSKDHPLADKEITVDDLLNSQLGQISLQGDKKLSIENRFKDLGLIDKQRQLSIPIQLSNFNIAADIAETTDIIFHLPTPFATQAANQRDLICKRVPKAIRSPSEDVYLYWHKRFHNDPMCRWVRNLFKEIYT; translated from the coding sequence ATGAATCTAGCGCAAGTCGACCTTAATCTCTTAGTCATCCTCAAACACCTTCTCGAAGAAAAGCACGTCTCAAACACAGCCTTAGCGTTGGATATGAGCCAACCTACGGTGAGTCGTTCGCTGCAAAAACTGCGCACTGTATTTAACGATGATTTGTTGGTGAGAGCGGCTTATGGCTATGAATTAACGCCAAAAGCGGAAGCGATTAAACAAGATCTTAATTCTGTACTTACGCGCTTAGAAAAGCTGGTTCATGGCGATGTATTTGATCCTCAGAGGAGTGACAATACCGTTCGTTTTTTTGGCTTGGTTCCTCAGGTTTCACACTTATTGCCAAAGGTAGTGGCGCAAATTCGCAAGCAAGCACCGAACATGGTTGTCGATATCGATTCTATCCCTAAACGTCACTTCGAACCTTTGTTGTCAGGCGATGCGCACTTTGTGCTATCGACTCATGAGCCGTTAAGCTCTGAACAAAACTTGTATCGAATGTTCGTGATCAGCCGTGATTACCGCTTATTGATGAGCAAAGATCACCCGCTTGCCGATAAAGAGATCACGGTCGATGATTTACTCAACAGCCAACTAGGTCAGATCTCGCTGCAAGGTGACAAAAAACTCTCCATTGAAAATCGCTTTAAAGATTTAGGTTTGATTGATAAGCAGCGCCAGCTATCCATCCCAATTCAGCTATCCAACTTTAATATTGCTGCGGATATCGCTGAGACAACCGACATCATCTTCCACTTACCGACACCGTTTGCCACACAAGCTGCAAATCAACGAGATTTGATTTGTAAACGCGTACCTAAAGCCATTAGAAGCCCGTCAGAAGACGTGTATCTATATTGGCACAAGCGTTTCCACAATGATCCTATGTGTCGATGGGTTCGCAATCTATTTAAAGAGATATACACCTAA
- a CDS encoding immunoglobulin-like domain-containing protein produces the protein MLKRKALQLAVSVGMAAMSGAVYANGSDMTNPDSGVVVGYWHNWCDGGGYQGGNAPCVTLDEVNPMYNIVNVSFMKVYDVADGRIPTFKLDPTIGLSEEQFIDQITELNKQGRSVLLALGGADAHVELKTGDERAFADEIIRLTERYGFDGLDIDLEQAAVTAENNQTVIPDALKLVKDHYRAEGKNFLITMAPEFPYLTTGGKYVPYIDNLEGYYDWINPQFYNQGGDGIWVDGVGWIAQNNDELKEEFIYYISDSLINGTRGFHKIPHDKLVFGIPSSIDAAATGFVQEPQDLYDAFDSLTAQGQPLRGVMTWSINWDMGTNKSGQQYNEQFIKDYGPFVHGQVTPPPVEGEPVLKGVENTRVLHRTTFDPMDGVTATDKEDGDLTSSIDVEGYVETDVIGTYVLTYRVKDSDNNETTKARTVEVYSQKPVFSGVSDTTVVLGTAFDPMAGVSANDAEDGDLTSTITHSGSVDVNEIGNYTLVYSVTDSANQTETAERKVSVTDGSNCAAAWDADTVYVEGDQVSHDGSTWGAGWYTRGEEPGTTGEWGVWRKVSDSSCGGNPDPGVDPELLVSGLQSEYAPDNGNVRLELTLTSNEALDVTATVINSAGTVVEQTKVNLVDSQTITIVLSDVTEGQYSLEVVGIATDGEIVTVNNSFSVKDGGGTTPPPGDYPPYEAGTNYEAGDIVVGSDNGLYECKPWPYTAWCASASYAPAESQYWQDAWTKL, from the coding sequence ATGTTGAAACGTAAAGCTCTACAATTAGCAGTATCGGTCGGCATGGCCGCAATGTCTGGTGCTGTTTATGCGAATGGTTCAGATATGACGAATCCAGATTCTGGTGTCGTGGTAGGTTATTGGCATAACTGGTGTGATGGTGGTGGCTACCAAGGTGGCAATGCGCCTTGCGTGACACTGGATGAAGTGAACCCGATGTATAACATCGTGAATGTATCATTCATGAAGGTGTACGACGTGGCGGATGGTCGAATTCCAACTTTTAAACTGGACCCAACGATTGGGCTTTCAGAAGAACAATTTATTGACCAAATCACTGAACTCAACAAGCAAGGTCGCTCTGTACTGCTAGCTCTGGGTGGAGCTGATGCACACGTAGAACTAAAAACGGGTGATGAAAGAGCCTTTGCTGATGAGATTATCCGCCTTACAGAGCGTTACGGTTTTGATGGTTTAGATATCGATCTAGAACAAGCAGCAGTAACCGCAGAAAATAACCAAACCGTGATTCCTGATGCCCTTAAGTTAGTGAAAGATCATTACCGCGCTGAAGGCAAAAACTTCCTGATTACCATGGCGCCTGAGTTTCCGTACTTAACGACAGGCGGTAAGTATGTCCCTTACATCGATAACCTAGAAGGTTACTACGACTGGATTAACCCACAGTTTTATAATCAAGGTGGTGATGGTATCTGGGTTGATGGGGTAGGTTGGATTGCTCAAAATAACGATGAGTTAAAAGAAGAGTTCATCTATTACATCTCTGACTCTCTAATCAACGGTACTCGTGGTTTCCACAAAATCCCACATGACAAACTCGTGTTTGGTATCCCTTCAAGTATCGATGCTGCAGCTACGGGGTTTGTGCAAGAGCCACAAGACTTATACGATGCGTTCGATAGCCTGACAGCTCAAGGCCAACCTTTGCGCGGTGTGATGACTTGGTCGATCAACTGGGATATGGGTACTAATAAGAGCGGTCAACAATACAACGAACAGTTTATTAAAGACTATGGCCCTTTTGTCCATGGCCAAGTGACACCGCCCCCGGTTGAAGGTGAACCCGTTCTGAAAGGTGTTGAAAATACGCGCGTTCTGCACCGCACAACATTTGATCCAATGGACGGTGTGACAGCAACAGATAAAGAAGATGGTGATTTGACGTCTTCAATTGATGTTGAAGGGTATGTTGAAACTGATGTGATCGGTACTTATGTTCTGACCTATCGCGTAAAAGACAGCGATAACAACGAAACTACTAAAGCGAGAACGGTAGAGGTTTACAGTCAGAAGCCAGTATTCAGCGGTGTATCCGATACTACTGTTGTACTGGGTACTGCGTTTGATCCAATGGCTGGCGTAAGCGCGAACGATGCAGAAGACGGTGATTTAACGAGTACTATCACACATTCTGGCAGTGTCGACGTGAACGAAATTGGCAACTACACGCTGGTATATAGTGTCACTGATAGTGCTAATCAAACGGAAACAGCTGAACGTAAAGTGTCGGTGACTGATGGATCTAACTGTGCTGCTGCGTGGGATGCCGATACGGTTTATGTTGAAGGCGACCAAGTATCACATGACGGTTCAACGTGGGGAGCTGGCTGGTATACTCGTGGCGAAGAGCCGGGAACGACAGGTGAGTGGGGTGTTTGGAGAAAGGTTTCAGACTCTTCATGTGGTGGCAACCCAGACCCGGGTGTAGATCCTGAACTTCTAGTTTCGGGCCTTCAGTCTGAATACGCTCCAGATAACGGCAATGTCCGCTTAGAGCTAACGTTAACATCTAACGAAGCATTAGATGTAACTGCGACGGTTATTAACAGTGCAGGTACTGTGGTTGAGCAAACGAAGGTAAACCTCGTCGATAGCCAAACAATCACTATCGTTTTAAGTGATGTCACCGAAGGGCAATACTCACTTGAAGTGGTTGGTATAGCAACAGACGGCGAAATAGTGACGGTGAACAATTCGTTCTCTGTTAAAGACGGAGGCGGTACAACACCACCTCCAGGTGATTACCCTCCGTATGAAGCAGGAACCAACTACGAAGCGGGCGATATTGTTGTGGGCAGTGACAATGGTCTATACGAATGTAAACCTTGGCCATACACGGCTTGGTGTGCAAGCGCATCTTATGCACCAGCAGAAAGCCAATACTGGCAAGATGCTTGGACAAAGCTTTAA
- the dmeF gene encoding CDF family Co(II)/Ni(II) efflux transporter DmeF, protein MSFPTRHQHNFSSHNQQGEKRTFYVLLLTVITMIVEIVAGTIYGSMALLADGWHMGTHAAAFGITLFAYRYAKKHADSERFSFGTGKVSVLGGYTSAIALGIVALLMLVESVHRLFNPQAIQFNEAIIVACVGLTVNVVSMFLLGDYHHGHDHGHDHSHSEHKGHCHDHQHGEHQEHAEHKGHHHDHNLRAAYMHVLADTLTSLLAIVALLFGKFYGWNWLDAAMGMVGAVVIAKWTMNLMKQTSPILLDQNIDDEYRNGITEVLAPYAAVTDLHMWKVSGHHYSAAITLESNSDKTVSEYKQMLAKFDKINHLTLEVHSNGHAKYRTA, encoded by the coding sequence TTGAGTTTTCCAACACGTCATCAACACAACTTCTCTTCACACAATCAACAAGGTGAAAAACGCACTTTTTACGTTCTCTTGTTAACTGTTATTACCATGATTGTCGAAATCGTTGCCGGTACTATTTACGGCTCCATGGCATTGCTTGCCGATGGTTGGCATATGGGAACACACGCGGCGGCGTTTGGTATTACCTTGTTCGCATACCGTTACGCGAAGAAACATGCCGACAGTGAACGTTTCTCTTTCGGTACAGGTAAAGTCAGTGTGCTAGGGGGATACACCAGTGCGATTGCATTGGGGATTGTGGCGCTGTTGATGCTGGTGGAGTCAGTACATCGCTTGTTTAACCCGCAAGCGATTCAGTTTAACGAAGCGATCATCGTTGCGTGCGTTGGTTTGACAGTGAATGTAGTGAGTATGTTTTTGCTAGGGGATTATCACCACGGACATGATCATGGGCACGATCACTCTCATTCTGAACACAAGGGACACTGCCACGATCATCAACATGGTGAGCACCAAGAACACGCAGAGCACAAAGGACATCATCATGATCACAATCTCCGCGCGGCCTACATGCACGTGTTGGCCGATACATTGACGTCTCTGCTGGCGATCGTGGCACTGCTATTTGGTAAGTTTTACGGTTGGAACTGGTTGGATGCCGCTATGGGTATGGTTGGCGCTGTGGTTATTGCGAAATGGACCATGAACTTAATGAAGCAGACGAGTCCAATCTTGCTCGATCAGAATATCGACGATGAGTACCGTAACGGTATAACTGAAGTTTTAGCTCCTTATGCGGCTGTAACCGACTTACACATGTGGAAGGTGAGCGGGCATCACTACTCAGCGGCGATTACTCTTGAATCAAACAGTGATAAAACCGTCTCTGAATATAAACAAATGCTCGCCAAGTTTGATAAGATTAATCATCTTACTCTTGAAGTGCATTCAAACGGCCATGCGAAATATAGAACAGCTTAA
- a CDS encoding TonB-dependent receptor domain-containing protein, translating into MSERSLLIRKPLLVRKPLSVAVAVICTSLSANVLAQEEAQATDEQMVVTATRTEMALKQAPASMSVITAQDIEDSPGITLADIVAESTSVESDFDSTRAGRQMISIRGMDSDYTLIMVNGRRLSSASAIIRGNDFDLSTIPADSIERVEIIRGPMSALYGSDGMGGTINIITKAPENDWSSTLSMDTSSPLDGYGGEEYSMGFTTSGALIEDELFARLSVNQTSRNAWQPYSGTHSSGYDRSEITALEERDTLSLLASLTWNATDNQTIDFDFGYSDDERDSSAENLSSVIESDTQVVRQSQAITHSGFWSWGDTQVRYSRENVTDNDAADSDTNYSSDVEELTQIVEASATTYLGDSHTVTFGMDYQLSELTNKENLLNGTSEAYQGALFVQDQWLMTEQLTATIGGRLDKHELYGEEFSPRVYLVHQTTNDLIIKGGVGKAFKAPTLTQNQADYQVNSCKGACDLYGNEDLKPETSWNYEIAAIYSQPRWNVEGALFRNEINDLIDRDETYCENGGMFESGKGCADSSSSTGYVKGKRTYTNVSEAVVQGAELTGQFQITDEWGVSGNYTFLDTEDKSTGEELLERYKHSGLVKLNWSPTYDLNTFVSARYRGERQIESDLTQDAYTTLNMGAVYNVNDSVRLRAGITNLTDEAVSQELESMGYVEEPRTYYVGMTADF; encoded by the coding sequence ATGTCTGAGAGATCTCTTTTGATTCGCAAACCTCTTTTGGTTCGTAAACCCCTTTCGGTCGCAGTCGCTGTTATTTGTACGTCACTTTCAGCTAACGTGTTAGCGCAAGAAGAAGCACAAGCTACAGATGAACAAATGGTGGTTACGGCAACTCGTACTGAGATGGCACTAAAACAAGCACCAGCTTCAATGTCGGTTATCACCGCTCAAGATATTGAAGATAGCCCGGGTATTACCTTGGCTGACATCGTTGCTGAATCAACGAGTGTTGAATCTGACTTCGATAGCACACGTGCTGGCCGTCAAATGATCTCTATTCGTGGTATGGATTCTGATTACACGCTTATCATGGTCAATGGCCGTCGTTTAAGCTCAGCAAGCGCCATCATCCGTGGTAACGATTTCGACCTTTCTACCATTCCTGCCGATTCAATCGAGCGTGTTGAAATCATCCGTGGCCCAATGTCGGCGCTTTACGGTTCAGATGGCATGGGTGGCACAATCAACATCATCACTAAAGCTCCGGAAAATGATTGGAGTTCAACACTAAGCATGGACACTTCATCACCGCTTGATGGTTATGGAGGGGAAGAGTACTCCATGGGCTTCACGACATCTGGTGCATTGATTGAAGATGAGTTGTTTGCTCGCCTTTCTGTTAACCAAACGAGCCGTAACGCATGGCAACCATATTCTGGTACACACAGTTCTGGTTACGATCGTTCAGAGATAACAGCTCTAGAAGAACGCGACACGTTAAGCTTACTTGCGAGCCTGACATGGAATGCAACAGACAACCAAACCATCGATTTCGATTTTGGCTACAGTGATGATGAACGTGACTCATCCGCTGAAAACTTAAGTTCTGTAATTGAATCTGATACACAAGTAGTGCGCCAGAGCCAAGCGATTACCCATAGTGGCTTTTGGAGTTGGGGTGATACTCAAGTACGTTATTCTCGTGAGAACGTGACTGATAATGATGCTGCTGACTCTGATACTAATTACAGCAGTGATGTTGAAGAGCTGACCCAAATAGTTGAAGCGTCTGCAACCACTTATCTTGGTGACAGCCACACAGTAACGTTTGGTATGGATTACCAATTGAGTGAGTTGACCAACAAAGAAAACCTCCTTAATGGAACGTCAGAGGCTTACCAAGGCGCATTGTTTGTTCAAGACCAATGGCTAATGACAGAACAACTAACGGCGACCATTGGTGGGCGTTTAGATAAGCACGAATTGTACGGTGAAGAGTTCAGCCCGCGAGTGTACTTGGTACACCAAACCACAAATGACTTGATCATTAAGGGTGGAGTGGGTAAAGCATTTAAAGCACCGACCTTGACGCAAAACCAAGCGGACTATCAAGTTAATAGCTGTAAAGGGGCATGTGATCTATATGGTAACGAAGATCTAAAGCCTGAAACTAGCTGGAACTATGAGATTGCAGCTATATACAGTCAACCTCGTTGGAATGTCGAAGGTGCGTTGTTCCGCAATGAAATTAACGACCTTATTGACCGTGATGAAACATATTGTGAGAACGGCGGAATGTTTGAATCGGGCAAAGGGTGTGCGGATAGCTCTAGTTCAACTGGCTATGTAAAAGGTAAACGTACTTACACCAATGTGTCAGAAGCCGTTGTCCAAGGTGCAGAGCTGACAGGTCAATTCCAAATTACGGATGAGTGGGGCGTGTCTGGTAACTACACATTCTTAGACACAGAAGACAAATCAACAGGTGAAGAACTGCTTGAGCGTTACAAACACTCGGGTTTGGTTAAACTGAACTGGAGCCCGACTTACGACCTGAATACGTTTGTTAGTGCGCGTTACCGTGGTGAGCGTCAGATTGAAAGCGACCTAACTCAAGACGCATATACAACGCTGAACATGGGTGCCGTGTACAACGTGAATGATTCAGTACGATTGCGTGCGGGTATCACGAACTTGACTGACGAAGCGGTATCACAAGAGCTAGAGAGTATGGGTTATGTTGAAGAACCACGTACTTACTACGTAGGTATGACAGCTGATTTCTAA
- a CDS encoding MarR family winged helix-turn-helix transcriptional regulator, whose translation MRNIEQLNQILTEFYDKMSSWEQSVVKETGYSLAQVHTIEVLGMHGALRMKELAEKLGITTGTLTVQIEKLVKAELIERHEHPTDRRAIVVALTDEGQKIHVHHNQLHLNLVNELTQDIEEDDKAVLLKCLSKMVKAF comes from the coding sequence ATGCGAAATATAGAACAGCTTAACCAAATACTGACTGAGTTCTACGATAAAATGTCTTCGTGGGAGCAATCCGTTGTTAAAGAAACGGGTTACTCCTTAGCGCAAGTGCATACTATCGAAGTGCTTGGTATGCATGGTGCGTTAAGAATGAAAGAACTCGCTGAAAAGTTGGGTATCACCACGGGTACACTCACTGTTCAAATCGAAAAATTAGTGAAAGCAGAGTTAATAGAGCGTCATGAACACCCAACTGATCGCCGTGCAATAGTCGTGGCTTTGACCGATGAAGGTCAGAAAATCCATGTTCATCATAACCAGCTTCACTTGAATCTCGTGAACGAGTTAACGCAAGACATCGAAGAAGACGATAAAGCCGTTTTGCTGAAGTGCCTGAGTAAGATGGTAAAAGCGTTTTAG